A window of the Butyricimonas virosa genome harbors these coding sequences:
- the htpG gene encoding molecular chaperone HtpG, with product MSTGKIGVSTGNLFPIIKKFLYSDHEIFLREIVSNAVDASQKMKVLASNGEFKGELGELKVRVKADKAAGTLTVSDNGIGMTEEEVEKYINQIAFSGAEEFMNKYKDNAAAIIGHFGLGFYSSFMVSDRVEIVTKSYKEGAKAVKWSCEGNPEYTLEETEKAERGTDIIMYISEEEKDFLEDSKVNDLLTKYCKFLPIEIISGKKKEWKDGEYKDTTEDNVINDTNPAWTRKPTDLTEEDYEKFYRELYPMAQDPLFHIHLNVDYPFNLTGILYFPKIDNKFEIQKNKIQLYSNQVYVTDSVEGIVPEYLTLLHGVIDSPDIPLNVSRSYLQSDRNVKKISSHITKKVADSLSDIFTNKREDYEKKWDDLKIFIQYGMLTDEKFAERAKSIFLFKNTEGKYFTYEEYENLIKANQTDKDNKVVFLYATDVKEQYTYIETAKGKGYDVLLMDGQLDTHFINHLEQKNSDHRFVRVDSDVIDKLIPKEETKEVALSHEEQEELRAVFTSQLPKEEGMFMVNFEAMGENGDPVIVTRSEFMRRMKEMAAMNPGMGFYGAMGDQYTLVVNTDHKLVNTILENEKKEMSAQLEPINFEIKETEKKQAELDELNKGKKDEEIPQVDKDRKSEYSKTIADLNKQKSSLLEEYGKGNKVVGQLIDLALLANGLLKGEALNRFVKRSVELIK from the coding sequence ATGTCAACAGGAAAGATTGGAGTTTCAACGGGGAATTTGTTCCCGATTATCAAGAAATTTTTATACTCGGATCACGAGATCTTTTTGAGAGAGATTGTTTCGAATGCGGTGGATGCTTCACAGAAAATGAAAGTATTGGCTTCGAACGGGGAGTTTAAAGGTGAACTTGGTGAGTTGAAGGTAAGGGTGAAGGCTGACAAAGCGGCAGGGACGCTGACGGTATCGGATAATGGTATCGGTATGACGGAGGAGGAAGTGGAGAAGTATATCAACCAGATCGCTTTTTCCGGAGCGGAGGAGTTTATGAACAAATATAAGGATAATGCCGCTGCCATTATTGGGCATTTCGGGTTAGGTTTCTATTCTTCGTTCATGGTAAGTGATCGGGTAGAGATCGTGACTAAATCTTATAAAGAGGGGGCGAAGGCTGTAAAATGGTCATGTGAGGGAAATCCGGAATACACTTTGGAGGAGACGGAAAAGGCCGAGAGAGGTACGGATATTATCATGTATATCAGCGAGGAAGAGAAAGATTTCTTGGAAGATTCTAAGGTGAACGATTTGCTGACCAAATATTGCAAGTTTTTGCCGATAGAGATTATTTCCGGAAAGAAAAAAGAGTGGAAGGACGGGGAATACAAGGATACGACGGAAGATAACGTGATCAATGACACGAATCCGGCGTGGACTCGTAAACCGACCGATCTAACGGAGGAGGATTACGAGAAATTCTATCGTGAGTTGTACCCAATGGCTCAGGATCCGTTGTTCCATATTCATTTGAACGTGGATTATCCTTTTAACTTGACGGGTATATTGTATTTCCCGAAGATCGATAACAAGTTCGAGATTCAGAAGAACAAGATTCAATTATATAGCAATCAGGTGTACGTGACGGATTCCGTGGAAGGAATCGTGCCGGAATACTTGACATTGTTGCATGGAGTGATCGATTCTCCGGATATTCCGCTGAACGTGTCTCGTTCTTATTTACAGAGCGATCGTAACGTGAAGAAGATTTCAAGTCATATTACGAAGAAAGTGGCTGACAGTTTGAGTGATATTTTCACGAATAAACGGGAAGATTACGAGAAGAAGTGGGATGATTTGAAGATTTTCATCCAATATGGAATGTTGACGGATGAAAAATTCGCCGAGAGAGCCAAGAGCATCTTCTTATTCAAGAATACGGAAGGAAAATATTTCACGTATGAAGAGTACGAGAACTTGATTAAAGCCAACCAAACGGATAAAGATAATAAGGTGGTGTTCCTGTATGCCACGGATGTGAAAGAGCAGTACACGTATATCGAGACGGCCAAGGGTAAGGGATATGATGTGCTGTTGATGGATGGACAGTTGGATACACACTTTATCAACCATTTGGAACAAAAGAATTCCGATCATCGGTTTGTTCGGGTGGATTCTGATGTTATTGACAAGTTGATCCCGAAGGAAGAGACGAAAGAGGTTGCCTTGAGTCACGAGGAACAAGAGGAATTGCGTGCCGTATTTACTTCCCAGTTGCCGAAGGAAGAAGGGATGTTTATGGTTAATTTTGAGGCGATGGGAGAGAATGGTGATCCGGTGATCGTGACGCGTTCTGAGTTCATGCGTCGTATGAAAGAGATGGCAGCTATGAATCCGGGTATGGGATTTTACGGGGCAATGGGCGATCAGTATACTTTGGTGGTGAACACGGATCATAAGTTGGTGAATACGATCTTGGAGAACGAGAAAAAAGAGATGAGCGCCCAGTTGGAGCCGATTAATTTCGAGATCAAGGAGACTGAAAAGAAACAGGCAGAGCTGGACGAGTTAAATAAGGGTAAGAAAGACGAGGAAATTCCTCAGGTGGATAAAGATCGGAAGAGTGAGTACAGTAAGACGATTGCCGATCTGAACAAGCAGAAGAGCTCGTTGCTGGAGGAGTACGGAAAAGGTAACAAGGTTGTTGGTCAGCTGATTGACTTAGCATTGTTAGCGAATGGGCTACTGAAAGGTGAGGCTTTGAATAGGTTTGTGAAGCGAAGTGTTGAACTGATTAAATAA